One Carassius gibelio isolate Cgi1373 ecotype wild population from Czech Republic chromosome A7, carGib1.2-hapl.c, whole genome shotgun sequence DNA window includes the following coding sequences:
- the LOC128016376 gene encoding uncharacterized protein LOC128016376, translating into MLFKVQYQHHRKYIKLTGSSYDSVIKDVKQKFDISTDRKVYLADETGTEVDEDVFADIIEQKPDTLWMVVDAVAVADSPAHTSYPSSNKTNTPSLNSVASSSDTQPSDSDGPFFPPKRARCDDHLQEAKELVKSVLEKKPAGEKIFQEYETTGKITDSTRRILVNALVGDMIDKYGSIPPKDIRVKYAVGIVTLFPSLKDPYSRKGYEHFYDAEEQVTAKMKSTFQFRQTMIHDPEKSSSVLSLFPRFLDTKGLVLQDFELLFGVETASKLLEKWDSTLKQKVIQEAKNLTQSLLLSCLIQSAEHCNTTQGDWDSDMSSLLLLVYLLPPPSSGNKKSVKISVQNALDRVVRFHKSCCSFEEVLGSTQTTQPYILAVGTSKSSIHDYYIAVDERLIPCMAKSSLSAFDELFKVHYVFGISYDAALHNMFTFLQTTIYNIDVGITRESPRVGDLRAKILN; encoded by the exons ATGCTGTTTAAGGTGCAGTACCAACATCACAGAAAGTACATAAAGCTTACTGGATCGTCTTATGATTCTGTAATCAAGGATG TCAAGCAGAAGTTTGACATCTCCACAGATCGTAAGGTTTATTTAGCTGATGAGACTGGAACAGAAGTAGATGAAGATGTTTTTGCTGACATAATTGAGCAAAAGCCTGACACTCTCTGGATGGTAGTTGATGCTGTGGCTGTAGCAG ACTCCCCTGCACACACAAGCTATCCATCTTCAAATAAGACCAATACACCATCACTTAATTCAGTTGCATCATCGTCAGACACACAGCCATCAGACAGCGATGGTCCTTTCTTTCCACCTAAAAGAGCTCGTTGTGATGACCATTTGCAAGAAGCTAAGGag CTTgtgaaaagtgttttagaaaaaaagCCTGCTGGGGAGAAGATATTTCAGGAATACGAAACAACTGGGAAAATCACAGATTCCACAAGACGGATTCTTGTGAACGCATTAGTTGGAGACATGATTGATAAATATGG GAGTATTCCACCTAAGGACATCAGAGTTAAATATGCAGTTGGGATTGTGACTCTGTTTCCCTCTCTCAAGGATCCCTATTCCAGAAAAGGCTAT GAACACTTCTATGATGCAGAAG AACAAGTGACTGCAAAGATGAAATCTACTTTCCAGTTTCGCCAAACAATGATCCATGATCCTGAAAAATCCTCATCTGTTCTTTCCTTATTTCCAAGGTTTCTTGACACAAAAGGACTT GTGCTTCAAGACTTTGAGTTACTATTTGGAGTGGAGACTGCATCTAAACTTCTGGAGAAGTGGGACTCTACTCTGAAGCAAAAAGTCATTCAAGAAGCCAAAAACCTCACCCAGTCACTGCTTTTGAGTTGTCTGATTCAGTCTGCAGAACACTGCAACACCACTCAAGGAG actGGGACAGTGATATGTCTTCCCTGTTATTGCTGGTGTATCTCCTGCCTCCACCTTCTAGTGGAAATAAGAAGTCTGTCAAGATCAGTGTGCAAAATGCTTTGGATCGCGTAGTAAGATTTCACAAG tcctgtTGCAGTTTTGAAGAAGTCCTTGGATCAACACAGACAACACAGCCCTACATCTTGGCAGTTGGCACTTCGAAGAGTAGCATCCATGACTACTACATTGCTGTGGATGAGCGGCTCATCCCCTGCATGGCTAAGTCCTCTCTCTCAGCTTTTGATGAACTTTTTAAAGTTCATTATGTGTTTGGCATTTCATATGATGCCGCTTTGCACAATATGTTTACCTTTCTTCAGACCACGATTTACAACATTGATGTAGGCATTACCCGTGAAAGCCCACGAGTCGGAGATCTTCGAGCCAAGATTCTTAATTAA